One segment of Bradyrhizobium sp. CB2312 DNA contains the following:
- a CDS encoding amidohydrolase — MRKLLAILVISCWANLAYAQKADLVVTNAKIVTLDGASTIAQALAVREGKIVAVGGNDAMEGLIGSATRRVDAGGRTIIPGLIDSHIHAVRAGLTYATEVNWIGAKTIREAMDRLRQAAKARPASWIIVAGGWSELQFAEKRRPTLAEVMSAVPDNPAYIQLFYSAVLMTPKTLQALGISADLLPAGITAERAASGETTGWFNGSIVSISALFDRLPRPNVEDNVAGTRQFFTELNRLGITGIVDPGGFSIYPGHYAALQKLWREKSLSVRIAFSLFAQNVGAEFEEYKSLTPFLPMGFGDDMLRFNGIGERITGAMYNNNAPDAAARDKFLEIVRWAAKQGLTVTIHWQEDKSVHQLLDLYEEVNKETPIAPLRWSIAHLDNASSETLARMKTLGVGWTMQDAMYLGGDRIVAQAGEAARSMPPIVTALRTGVHVGAGTDAHRVASYNPFVALQWMLDGKTVGGLSTRGPDETPSREDALRLYTVGSAWFCFDETRRGTLEAGKLADFVILDRDFMSVPVEQIGATTSLLTVVGGKVVYAADVFASAK; from the coding sequence ATGCGCAAGCTTCTGGCGATCTTGGTGATCTCGTGCTGGGCCAATTTGGCTTACGCACAAAAGGCCGACCTCGTTGTCACGAACGCAAAAATCGTGACGCTGGATGGCGCATCGACGATCGCGCAGGCTCTCGCGGTCCGCGAAGGCAAGATCGTTGCAGTTGGCGGCAACGATGCCATGGAAGGTCTGATCGGGTCCGCGACGCGCCGCGTCGACGCAGGCGGACGCACGATCATTCCCGGATTGATCGATTCCCATATTCACGCCGTGCGCGCCGGCCTGACCTACGCAACCGAGGTCAACTGGATCGGCGCAAAAACGATTCGAGAGGCCATGGATCGCCTCCGCCAGGCGGCAAAAGCGCGCCCGGCGTCCTGGATCATCGTGGCCGGTGGCTGGAGCGAGTTGCAGTTTGCGGAGAAGCGGCGGCCAACCCTGGCCGAGGTGATGTCGGCAGTTCCCGACAATCCGGCGTACATCCAGCTGTTCTATTCGGCGGTGCTGATGACGCCGAAAACGCTGCAAGCGCTCGGGATATCCGCGGATCTGTTGCCGGCCGGAATCACGGCCGAGCGCGCCGCATCGGGCGAAACCACGGGCTGGTTCAACGGCTCCATCGTCAGCATCTCCGCGCTGTTCGATCGCCTGCCGAGGCCGAATGTCGAAGACAATGTCGCCGGGACCCGGCAGTTCTTCACGGAGCTCAATCGCCTCGGAATTACCGGGATCGTGGATCCCGGCGGCTTCAGCATTTATCCTGGCCATTACGCCGCCTTGCAAAAGCTTTGGCGCGAGAAATCACTTTCGGTGCGAATAGCCTTCAGCCTGTTCGCGCAGAATGTCGGCGCGGAATTCGAGGAGTACAAGAGTCTCACGCCATTCCTGCCGATGGGATTCGGCGACGACATGCTGCGATTCAACGGAATCGGCGAGCGGATCACCGGCGCCATGTACAACAACAACGCGCCCGACGCGGCCGCCAGGGACAAGTTCCTCGAGATCGTTCGCTGGGCAGCCAAACAAGGGCTTACCGTCACCATCCACTGGCAGGAAGACAAATCCGTCCACCAACTCCTGGACCTCTATGAAGAGGTCAACAAGGAGACGCCGATCGCCCCGCTGCGCTGGTCGATCGCCCATCTCGACAACGCCTCGTCCGAAACGCTGGCGCGCATGAAGACCCTCGGTGTCGGCTGGACCATGCAGGACGCCATGTACCTCGGAGGCGACCGTATCGTAGCGCAGGCGGGCGAAGCCGCGCGCAGCATGCCGCCCATCGTCACGGCGTTGCGCACGGGCGTCCATGTCGGAGCCGGCACGGATGCGCATCGGGTCGCATCCTACAATCCGTTCGTCGCGCTGCAATGGATGCTCGACGGCAAGACCGTCGGCGGACTATCGACGCGCGGCCCGGACGAAACACCCAGCCGCGAAGATGCCTTGCGCCTGTACACCGTGGGAAGCGCCTGGTTCTGCTTCGACGAGACGCGGCGCGGCACGTTAGAGGCCGGCAAGCTCGCCGACTTCGTGATTCTCGATCGGGATTTCATGTCCGTCCCCGTCGAGCAAATCGGCGCCACGACGTCTCTGCTGACGGTCGTGGGCGGCAAGGTGGTCTACGCAGCGGATGTTTTCGCGAGCGCGAAATAG